DNA sequence from the Simiduia curdlanivorans genome:
CTGTTCAACCGCAATGCCCACACCAATTAACAGTTCACCGGCGCGCGACTCGGCAGTATAGCCATCCATCTCGGCAAATTCAGATTCCAGCTCGGCGGCGCGAATGCCGTCGGCTTCGGTCATATCGGGATTAGCGTAGATAGCGTCGCGCTCAGCCTTAATAGCCCACAGCTCGGTGTGCCCCATGATAACCGTGTCGATCACCGAATAGGCTTCATAGGCAAACTGGTCTTGCTTAAGCTTACCGATGCGCTCGTTGGGATCTTTCGACACGCTGCCCGCCGATGGCTCTAGGTCACCGCCGAGGATTTTCATGAAGGTTGACTTGCCACAGCCATTGGCGCCGATTAACCCATAGCGATTACCTTCGCCAAACTTTACAGAAACATCCTCAAAAAGCGGTTTCGCGCCAAATTGCATGGTGATATTTGCGGTCGATAACACAGTCAAGATCCAACGTCAGATAGGTGAAATAATAAGTAAGCTGCTCAGTTCGAGCAAAAAATAAGCGCCGCATTATGCCACAGACCAGCGCCTTACAACACTGAAACCGACCCAAGCTCAACATTGGGAGCTGGCTTCAGGCAAGGGATTGGGTAGATACGAACCAGAATCATTCAACTAGACCGACTAAGGCATGACCAATTACAGGCCTGTCTCAATAGGTTGTTCCCACTAGAACAAGCTATTGTTAGACTAACCCACACAATAATTAAGCTAGTTCATGTGTACCTAAAACTAGCAAAAACGTCAAAAGGACTTTAACAATGGCGCCCCGCTATCACACTGTCATTGTTGGCTCCGGCCCAGCTGGGCTTTCAGCCGCGGCTCGTGCCGCTCACTACGATAACGAAACGGGTTCAACGCAACCCACCCACATCTTGCTAGAAAGCGCGCCAGTACCAGCCAAGACCATTCAAGATTACCAAAAAGGTAAATTTGTTATGGCCGAGCCCAGCGCACTTAATTTGCGCAGTGACTGCCGTTTTGGTGCATCGTCGCGGGAACATATTCTCGACAATTGGCAGCAAGACATTGCCACGCAAAAAATTAATATCCGCTACGGCGCCAACGTTAACGCGATTATTGGAAGCAAAGGCGATTTCACGCTCAGCCTCGGCAATGGCGATACGATTTTGGCCGAACACGTGGTGCTGGCTATTGGCTTGCAAGGCAACCCTCGGCCACTGGGTGTACCAGGCGACAACGCTTCCATCGTGCAATACACCTTAGAAGATCCAGACGAATACAAAAACGAAACGATTTTTGTGGTCGGCGCGGGCGACTCCGCCATTGAAAACGCCTTGGCACTAGCGCGACAAAATACTGTCTATATCGTCAACCGGCGCGACGAATTTTCCCGCGCCAAAGAAGGTAACCTCAATGCAATTCTGAATGCCATTAACAACCCCAAAACCAACCTTGAATGCTTCTACCAAACCAATATAAAAGAACTGCTTGCGCCCGCCGATGACACTAAAAAATACACGCTAGTACTCAACACGCCCGAGGGCGAAAAGGCCATTCAGTGCGATCGCGTTATCGCCCGCTTAGGCGGCGTGCCACCGCGCGGTTTCGTGGAAAAGTGCGGCATCAATTTCAGCAGTGCAGCCGCAGACGCATCGCCCGAATTAACCGGGCAGTACGAAACCTCGGTGCCGGGCATGTATGTTGTGGGCTCACTCGCCGGCTATCCGCTGATCAAACAGGCAATGAACCAAGGTTATGATGTGATCGAGTATATTCTCGGTCACGACATCAAACCGGCTGACTACCCCCTGCTCACCTTCCAGTTTGCATTGCTACCCTACCGTCGCGACGCCGACGACATTCTGCGCTTGTTTCAACAGCGCATCCCCATGTTCAGCCAATTAAACGCCCTTGCTTTTCGAGAGTTAATTTTAGAAAGTAATATTTGGGTGGCCTATGAAGACGGCCCGGCCTACCAAGAAGCAGTAGAGATATCGGCGCGTGTCAGCCAAGAGGCAAGCCTACAAACACCGGCACCGCGCACCGGAAAGCTGCTAAAGATGGGCGACCCGCTTTTTTTACAAGGCGAGTACACCAACACCTTTTACACCATCGTGGAAGGCGAAGTGTATTTGGAATCGAACGACGATCCGGGGCAGCGCACCACCCTCAGGCGCGGCGAGTTTGTGGGTGAAAGTAGCTTAATTTCTGGCCGGCCAAGAGATACCAATGCCTACGTCGGCAAAGATTGTATTTTGGTCGAAACGCCTCGCCGCACCATGCTCAAATTAATGAACACCAACGAGCCGGTAAAAGCCGGTATCGATTGGATTTTCATTGTGCGCGCGATTCAAAAACATTTTGCACCTAAGGTCGAACCCAAGTCGCTCAGGCATATTGCCGATCAAGTAGAGCTAAAGGTCTACCGCGCCGGTGAAACACTGTTTAACCAGGGCGAAGAAGGCGACTGCCTATATCTGGTTCGACGCGGCTCGGTCAGCCTGTCGCGCCAATACGAAGGCAAGGACAGTGTGGTTTCACAACTACAGGCCGATCAGTTGGTGGGTGAAATTGCTTTAATGGGCGACCCCATTCGACGCGAAACCGCACGCGCGAATGTGTTGACAGAAACGATTGTGATCTACCGCGAAAGTTTTCTGGCACTGATTGCGCTCGACCCCTCGCGCGTGGAACAACTGCAGCAATTAGCCAGTGCCAGAGCCATCACCCTAACCACCATGGAAACCCAGCGCGAGTCTGGTCAGCTCATGTCTTTCCTGATGGATAAGGGCTTGGGCGAAGCCACTAACGCCATGGTTATTCACCAAGATTTATGCATCGGTTGCGACAATTGTGAGACCGCTTGTGCTGAAACCCATCAGGGCGTATCGCGGCTAAAACGCGCCGAGGGTTCGAGTTTTGGCAAGCTACACATTCCCGTCGCCTGCCGCCATTGCGAACACCCTTACTGCATGAAAGATTGCCCACCTGACGCGATTCACCGCGCCGCCAGCGGCGAAGTGTTTATCGACGATAAATGCATTGGCTGCGGCAACTGCGAACGCAACTGCCCTTACGACGCTATTAAGCTGGCCTACCCCGCACCGGAAAAACCTTCGCTCTGGCAATGGATGTTATTCGGTAAAGGCCCAGGGCCGGGCGAAGAGTTGGCTTACAAGGCCAGCGATAAAGCTAAAGAGGCGGGTAAAAAAGCCGTCAAGTGCGATGCCTGCATCGGCAGTAAACAAGGGCCAGCTTGTGTTAACGCCTGCCCAACCGGCGCGGCGGCCCGCATTTCGCCCGATGACTTTATCGAATTAATAGCGAAACAATAATCATGCATGAATCACTATTAACCTATCGCAAATCGCGCTTCGCCTATATTGCGCTTGGCGCCGTGTTGTTCAGCGGTTTTTTGTTCATTACCCAGGTCGCCGGCTTGCAAGACACGCTACTGAATATTTTTGGTGGCGCCCAAGTACCCAATGGCGGTAGCTGGCAAGGTTACACCTTGGGCGTCATCGCCTTGGGCTTAGTGATCTGGCTAACCGCGCTGGGAATTCGAAAACGACAATACCAAAGCACTCTGGGTAGCCTACAAGGTTGGACCTCGGCACACATTTACCTAGGTTTGGCCACACTCATTATCACCACCCTGCACAGCGCCGGGCAATTAGGTTGGAACGTGCACAGCTTGGCCTATGTGCTGATGGTTATTGTGATTCTCAGTGGGCTGGTTGGTGTCTACGCTTACATGCGCTACCCGAGGTTACTGGCCAGCAACAAAGCCGGCAGAACCACAGATGCCCTGTTCGCAGAATTAAATGAATTGAACGAGCGCGGTTTAAGCATTGCCAAACTGTGCGACCCAAGTGTCATGAGCGCCGTGGAAACCAGCATTGCCAGAACGGCCTTGGGCGGCAGCGCTTGGGCGCAATTAAGTGGCCAAGACAAGTCGCGCTGCCTGCTACCCATCACCACCAATACGGAGCAAAGCCAAGCTGGGCTAGTGGACAATAAAGACCAGGCCGCCGTCATCCATTTTGTCGCTAATGCGATACCGAGAGCGCGCAAGAAAACGGAAACATCTCATTTACAGCAACTGCTTACGATTACCTGCCGGCGTCAAACCATTCTCCGCCAGTTGCGCAAAGATATTCAACTGCGCGCCGGGCTCAAACTGTGGCTGGTTATTCACATTCCCGCTACGGTAGCACTCCTCATTAGCTTGGCAATTCACATCATTGCCGTTTTCTTTTTCTGGTAACGGCAAACTATGGATATTCTCTTACGTAAAAAAGTTGTCGATGAACAGCAGCAAACGCAGCTCACAGACTACGAATTACAGGCCGAAAGCATTCGCATGGGTAGCGCGCCCGACTCAGAGTTGCAATTACTGGGTCCCAAGATTAAGGGCGTTCATGCGCGCTTAAAAGTTAGCGATGACTGTTTCGAACTGATCGGAGAAAAGAATAGCCTCTTTATCCATAATGGCGAAGCGGTGAAACGCGCGGCGATTAATGTGGGCGATGAAATTATTATCGACCAACATCAACTAGTTATTAGCGAGCCACCACCCGGTTTTGATCTGGCCATTATTTGGCAACCCGCCGCCGTTGGCGGCGGGTTGCTGGCCAACGCCTATAAAACCAAACTTGCCCAAACAGAATTGCGCACGCGGCCCATAGCTTGGATGGCTTTCATTGTGATTTTACTGGTGGCAGGGTTACTGCCATTGGTCGACTACTCCGTTCGTTCTTTACAGCTCGAACCGAGTAACAAACAACCCATAACGCGCTATGTGGCCGATAGTTTTTGGAGCTCAGGCCCACTGCACTCGGCCCATAACGTCGCTATCGGCGAGCGCTGCGAATCCTGCCACGAACAGGCCTTTGTGCCGGTGCAAGATCAAGCCTGCACCCACTGCCACGGCGGCACCACAACCCACACCACCGTAGACAACCAACACGCCGCACTGTTTGCCGATCAGGCTTGCCAAAACTGCCACAAAGAACATAACGAACCACAACAACTCACCAACCGCAACGATGCCCTTTGCCAATCCTGCCACGCCAATTTAACCCCGGTAGCGACAGGCTTCAGCGCCAAGAGCCATCCCGAGTTTCGCGTTAGTTTATTGCAGCCCCGCGTCAGCAAACAATTGGGAAGCCTTTCTACCGAGTGGCAGCTGAACAAGATCGCAATCGCTGACATGGCCCACACGCAAGAAAATAGTCACCTTAAATTTTCCCATCAAGTGCATTTAGACGCGACCAAAGTGCGCGATCAACTAAACGATACGCAATTACAATGCAGTAATTGCCATAGTCTGTCCGCCGATCGGGAACATTTTCAGCCCATCACCATGGAGCAACAATGCATCAGCTGCCATGAACTTAGCTTCGACCCCAACCAACCGAAAAAACAATTACCACACGGCGATATCGCCAATATCTACCCCACCTTGGAAGCGCACTTTTTAGCCCTGGCCTTCGGCGATAACAGCCAAACAACCTTTGAGCGGCGCCGACTGCCCGCCAAAATCGATGCCGCCTCCGATTGCACAGGCGATGTGGTGTGCGCAAAACAAAAAGCAACCGCAGAAAATGATCGGCAATTTTCCCAGAGCGGCTGTGTGACTTGCCATTACATCGAAAAAATCGACGGAGTGGATGCGCAATCGCGCTGGCAACTGTTGCCGGTGCGGTTAACCTCAGACTGGTACCCCGCCGCACAGTTTGATCATCGCAGCCATTTAACCCAAAGCGGTGAAACCGAAAATCTATTGTGCGGCAGCTGCCACGAAGCGCAAAGCTCAACCACCAGCACCGACATCTTGATTCCCGCCATGGCTAACTGCAGCCAATGCCACAGCGATAACAAGCAAGGTAATAAAGTGCCCATGCAGTGCGTGTCTTGCCATCAGTACCATCCAAAAAGTTTACTCAACAGCACCCGCCGTAGTGTTGGCAACCAAGTGCCAACACCGATAACAGCGTTCATGGCAGAAACTGCTGAGCCTGGAGCCAGACCATGAAGCCCACAATCAAAGCCCTGCGTTGCCTGCCATTAGCGTTGTTAATCAGTTGCGGCGGCGGTTCCAATTCGAGCCCTAGTACCTGTGCCGGCGATTGCAATAACGGCGACTTTTTATCGATAACCGATGTCAAAACCGTTCTTGCCCAAGCCGCGCAAGAAGCACAAGCGCACAACAGCGCCGCAACCATTGCGGTGACCGATAGGGTTGGCAATGTGCTGGCGGTGTATCGCATGAATATCGCCGCGGCTCACAGCGTCACCCTTAGCACCAACACCGAAGCCGACGGCAATGCAAGCGGCAACCGCGGTGTGATAGACAGCGGCTTAGAAGGCATTGTGCTGCCAACACTTGCGGCGCCATTAAAAATTGACGACCTAGCGGCCATCAGCAAGGCCTTAACCGGCGCCTATTTATCTACCGAGGGCAATGCCTTTTCCACCCGAACGGCGAATCAAATTGTGCAGGAACATTTCAATCCCGGTGAACTTTTTCAGCCCGCCGGGCCCTTGTTCGGCGTGCAATTTAGTCAGTTAGCCTGCTCAGACTTTATGCGCCAGTTCACCGGCAGCGCCGATCCGGGCCCGAAGCGTTCGCCCTTGGGGTTATCAGCAGACCCTGGCGGTTTTCCGCTGTATAAAAATGGCACGGTGGTGGGCGGTGTTGGGGTGATGGCCGATGGTTTTTATGGGCTTGATGCAAACATCACAGACGACGACAGGAACCTCGACGAATTGATTGCCTTGGCCGCCACTTTTGGCTTTGAGGCACCTATCGATCGGCGCGCCGACCATATCACCGTGGATGGTAAAACTTTGCGCTACAGCGACGTCAGCACTGATCAGTTGTTAGCCGACCCAGCCCAAGCGATTAATTTTGACGCGCTCGACGCGATTAACAACAGCCTGGTCGCCACGCCGGGTTATAGCTTGGCCAACATTATTGCGGGTACGGTGTTCGGGCAAAATAATTCCGGTGTTCGACCGGCCACGGCCGCCAGTTTTACCGGGCTCGATAGCTTTGTCTTGGTGGACGAAAATAATATTGAACGCTTTCCAGTTATTAATGGCAGCGATGGCGTCAATGCCTTGCAAGCCAATGAGGTGGAAACCCTATTGGTAAAGGCGTTAGAAATTGCCAATCGCAGCCGCGCCCAAATTCGCCGGCCGTTAAATACGCCGGCGCGGGTTACCAT
Encoded proteins:
- a CDS encoding cyclic nucleotide-binding domain-containing protein produces the protein MAPRYHTVIVGSGPAGLSAAARAAHYDNETGSTQPTHILLESAPVPAKTIQDYQKGKFVMAEPSALNLRSDCRFGASSREHILDNWQQDIATQKINIRYGANVNAIIGSKGDFTLSLGNGDTILAEHVVLAIGLQGNPRPLGVPGDNASIVQYTLEDPDEYKNETIFVVGAGDSAIENALALARQNTVYIVNRRDEFSRAKEGNLNAILNAINNPKTNLECFYQTNIKELLAPADDTKKYTLVLNTPEGEKAIQCDRVIARLGGVPPRGFVEKCGINFSSAAADASPELTGQYETSVPGMYVVGSLAGYPLIKQAMNQGYDVIEYILGHDIKPADYPLLTFQFALLPYRRDADDILRLFQQRIPMFSQLNALAFRELILESNIWVAYEDGPAYQEAVEISARVSQEASLQTPAPRTGKLLKMGDPLFLQGEYTNTFYTIVEGEVYLESNDDPGQRTTLRRGEFVGESSLISGRPRDTNAYVGKDCILVETPRRTMLKLMNTNEPVKAGIDWIFIVRAIQKHFAPKVEPKSLRHIADQVELKVYRAGETLFNQGEEGDCLYLVRRGSVSLSRQYEGKDSVVSQLQADQLVGEIALMGDPIRRETARANVLTETIVIYRESFLALIALDPSRVEQLQQLASARAITLTTMETQRESGQLMSFLMDKGLGEATNAMVIHQDLCIGCDNCETACAETHQGVSRLKRAEGSSFGKLHIPVACRHCEHPYCMKDCPPDAIHRAASGEVFIDDKCIGCGNCERNCPYDAIKLAYPAPEKPSLWQWMLFGKGPGPGEELAYKASDKAKEAGKKAVKCDACIGSKQGPACVNACPTGAAARISPDDFIELIAKQ
- a CDS encoding cytochrome c3 family protein, which encodes MDILLRKKVVDEQQQTQLTDYELQAESIRMGSAPDSELQLLGPKIKGVHARLKVSDDCFELIGEKNSLFIHNGEAVKRAAINVGDEIIIDQHQLVISEPPPGFDLAIIWQPAAVGGGLLANAYKTKLAQTELRTRPIAWMAFIVILLVAGLLPLVDYSVRSLQLEPSNKQPITRYVADSFWSSGPLHSAHNVAIGERCESCHEQAFVPVQDQACTHCHGGTTTHTTVDNQHAALFADQACQNCHKEHNEPQQLTNRNDALCQSCHANLTPVATGFSAKSHPEFRVSLLQPRVSKQLGSLSTEWQLNKIAIADMAHTQENSHLKFSHQVHLDATKVRDQLNDTQLQCSNCHSLSADREHFQPITMEQQCISCHELSFDPNQPKKQLPHGDIANIYPTLEAHFLALAFGDNSQTTFERRRLPAKIDAASDCTGDVVCAKQKATAENDRQFSQSGCVTCHYIEKIDGVDAQSRWQLLPVRLTSDWYPAAQFDHRSHLTQSGETENLLCGSCHEAQSSTTSTDILIPAMANCSQCHSDNKQGNKVPMQCVSCHQYHPKSLLNSTRRSVGNQVPTPITAFMAETAEPGARP
- a CDS encoding heme-binding protein, with product MKPTIKALRCLPLALLISCGGGSNSSPSTCAGDCNNGDFLSITDVKTVLAQAAQEAQAHNSAATIAVTDRVGNVLAVYRMNIAAAHSVTLSTNTEADGNASGNRGVIDSGLEGIVLPTLAAPLKIDDLAAISKALTGAYLSTEGNAFSTRTANQIVQEHFNPGELFQPAGPLFGVQFSQLACSDFMRQFTGSADPGPKRSPLGLSADPGGFPLYKNGTVVGGVGVMADGFYGLDANITDDDRNLDELIALAATFGFEAPIDRRADHITVDGKTLRYSDVSTDQLLADPAQAINFDALDAINNSLVATPGYSLANIIAGTVFGQNNSGVRPATAASFTGLDSFVLVDENNIERFPVINGSDGVNALQANEVETLLVKALEIANRSRAQIRRPLNTPARVTISIVDTDGNILGVIRSKDAPIFGADVSVQKARTAAFFSSADAAATIAQLPDAHYLLIDDTQVAIKASVNLNNYVTALRAFLNAPTALADGAVAFSDRAGGNLSRPTFPDGIDGANPGPLSKAAGSWSPFSTGLQLDLVINGILQHVLATAGAGVPDVSAGCGGIAIAADLTPTVSALTTKKLANGIQIFPGSVPIYRGNQLVGGIGVSGDGVDQDDMIAMLGLYEAELALGGAINRPPMAMRADQLTPQGVRLRFVQCPQAPFLDSAEQTPCEGK